In Lonchura striata isolate bLonStr1 chromosome 2, bLonStr1.mat, whole genome shotgun sequence, a single genomic region encodes these proteins:
- the LOC110480863 gene encoding LOW QUALITY PROTEIN: TRPM8 channel-associated factor 2 (The sequence of the model RefSeq protein was modified relative to this genomic sequence to represent the inferred CDS: inserted 1 base in 1 codon) produces MKPCATYERLVDGVGSWDFTGGFVPCELLLVGEDAYPVLLSAKKQVLIAVSQYGKGRMVVVSHEGILKSPKFSQFLRNAMEWLKPCPEALVGVHPRLDSLSQMLLEAGTQVQVGAEPSPCMGVFCMDAYDSSQAKGIVDFVKGGGGLLVGGQAWYWASQHGKEKVLFEFPGNQVTSVAGVYFTGNTVEKGVFKVAKKIPKIPLVVPHQANLSLDAEFLLRGVSELDLVTGGIPSTLLVHGALSFPLCLDRSQRCLLAAARYGRGRVVVASHESQLFSPKLARFLLNAVSWLDAGRKGLVGVDPSLQKLCGLLPQVEVKSQVSQLTGDISVYCCTSYGDREAERIHAFVAEGGGLLVGGQAWYWASQNCGQAAVAKYPGNRILNRFGLSILGRSGRAAKYPPVGPGQHYHFRRALLLFSTQLQGHQELTEPLKGWLHPLAQDCAAFLHIPAHDCPAYASLHRILTKVLKRTGIPQVSRHCPVKSSSKEAVLLCMATELSLHMTDSAALVQKSAAGVCAFPVTVEIDGTNPGTGRRRTSKWYHKAFAWHNGFGKKVSLRSPRLYXCHSHSCADTGIYGAILQRGKTAWRSTGLYLPEGHTAVITCPCLVVGAGLKVQVGCHTDDLSKAKELKRAPVVIRTCDVACQKQSISCLWGGLIYIVVPAKSVLGNVPITVEGAVRAPFFKLGETCEKQWEASIRHYPAPWAELAVENLILTVPSDSIRHMESPRPLLTLWNEIMVAISKLAAVPAKFPRPERIVTDVQISCGWMHSGYPIMGHLDSVQEMLDVKHMQTTGLWGPIHELGHNQQQQAWEFPPHTTEATCNLWSVYVHEEVLGIPRHQAHQALRPQCREERIKAYLKKGAQLKDWNVWTALETYLQLQEGFGWNPFIHIFSDYQKMSTIPKDNTSKMNLWAQKFSQQVNKNLAPFFTAWGWPIKKELCVELSSLPSWEQDPMRSYKA; encoded by the exons ATGAAGCCCTGTGCCACCTACGAGCGGTTAGTGGATGGTGTCGGGTCATGGGACTTCACTGGAGGTTTTGTTCCCTGTGAGCTGCTCCTTGTTGGAGAGGACGCCTACCCTGTGCTCCTGAGCGCTAAGAAGCAGGTTCTGATTGCTGTTTCACAGTATGGGAAAGGCCGGATGGTGGTCGTTTCCCATGAAGGAATCCTGAAGAGCCCCAAGTTCTCCCAGTTCCTCAGAAATGCCATGGAGTGGCTCAAGCCTTGCCCGGAGGCCCTGGTTGGGGTTCATCCTCGGCTGGATTCCCTGTCCCAGATGCTGCTCGAGGCTGGCACCCAAGTGCAGGTgggggcagagcccagcccgtGCATGGGGGTGTTCTGTATGGACGCCTATGACAGCTCCCAGGCTAAAGGCATCGTGGACTTTGTCAAAGGGGGTGGAGGGCTGCTTGTTGGAGGCCAAGCCTGGTACTGGGCGAGCCAGCACGGCAAGGAGAAGGTGCTGTTCGAATTCCCTGGGAACCAGGTGACCAGCGTGGCTGGCGTGTACTTCACAGGAAACACCGTGGAAAAAGGCGTCTTCAAAGTCGCCAAGAAGATTCCCAAGATCCCATTAGTTGTCCC GCACCAGGCCAACCTGAGCCTTGACGCCGAGTTTCTCCTGCGCGGTGTGTCGGAGCTGGATTTGGTGACGGGGGGCATTCCCTCCACCTTGCTGGTGCACGGAGCCCTCTCCTTCCCGCTGTGCCTGGACCGCTCCCAGCGCTGCCTCTTGGCTGCCGCACGCTATGGCCGTGGCCGCGTGGTGGTGGCGAGCCATGAGAGCCAACTGTTCTCCCCGAAGCTGGCCAGGTTCCTGCTCAATGCTGTCTCTTGGCTGGATGCTGGGAGGAAGGGGCTGGTGGGGGTGGATCCCAGCCTGCAGAAGCTGTGTGGCCTGCTGCCTCAGGTAGAGGTGAAGTCACAGGTGTCACAGCTGACAGGTGACATCAGCGTGTACTGCTGCACTTCTTACGGTGACAGAGAAGCCGAGCGGATCCACGCTTTCGTGGCAGAGGGAGGTGGCCTGCTGGTGGGGGGCCAGGCCTGGTACTGGGCTTCCCAGAACTGTGGCCAAGCCGCTGTGGCAAAGTATCCTGGCAACAGGATCCTGAATCGCTTTGGGCTGAGCATCCTGGGGCGGAGCGGCCGGGCGGCCAAGTACCCACCCGTGGGGCCGGGGCAGCACTACCACTTCCGCAGGGCGCTGCTGCTCTTCAGcacacagctgcagggccaTCAGGAGCTCACGGAGCCCCTGAAGGGCTGGCTGCACCCCCTGGCGCAGGACTGCGCTGCCTtcctgcacatcccagcccacGACTGCCCAGCATACGCTTCGCTCCACCGCATCCTGACCAAAGTGCTCAAGAGGACTGGGATCCCGCAGGTCAGCAGGCACTGCCCGGTCAAGAGCAGCTCCAAAGAGGCAGTGCTTCTCTGCATGGCCACCGAGCTGTCCCTCCACATGACAGACAGCGCAGCTCTGGTGCAGAAATCTGCTGCTGGGGTCTGTGCCTTCCCTGTCACTGTGGAAATCGATGGCACAAACCCAG GCACTGGCAGGAGAAGAACCTCCAAGTGGTACCACAAGGCATTTGCATGGCACAATGGTTTTGGCAAGAAAGTTTCTCTGAGAAGCCCTAGACTCT ATTGCCATTCCCATAGTTGTGCTGATACAGGCATCTATGGAGCCATCCTGCAAAGAG GAAAGACAGCCTGGAGGAGCACAGGACTCTACCTCCCCGAAGGGCACACAGCAGTGATAACGTGTCCCTGCCTGGTGGTCGGTGCTGGTCTGAAG GTGCAGGTTGGGTGTCACACGGATGACCTCTCTAAAGCCAAGGAGCTGAAACGGGCACCAGTGGTGATCCGCACCTGTGATGTTGCCTGCCAGAAACAATCCATTTCCTGCCTCTGGGGTGGCCTCATTTACATCGTAGTACCAGCAAAGAGTGTCCTGGGGAACGTGCCCATCACGGTGGAAGGGGCAGTCAGAGCTCCTTTCTTCAAGCTTG GGGAGACCTGTGAAAAGCAGTGGGAGGCCTCTATCCGGCACTACCCTgctccctgggcagagctggctgtTGAGAATCTCATCCTGACGGTGCCTTCCGACAGCATCCGCCACATGGAGAGCCCACGGCCGCTGCTGACCCTGTGGAATGAGATCATGGTGGCGATAAGCAAGCTGGCAGCTGTACCAGCAAAATTCCCGAGGCCAGAGAGGATTGTAACAGATGTCCAGATCTCATGTG GCTGGATGCATTCTGGCTACCCCATCATGGGCCACCTGGATTCAGTGCAGGAGATGTTAGACGTGAAGCACATGCAAACCACTGGTCTTTGGGGTCCCATCCATGAGCTGGGACACAATCAACAGCAGCAGGCATGGGAGTTTCCCCCTCACACCACAGAGGCCACGTGCAACCTCTGGTCCGTCTATGTTCACGAGGAAGTGCTGGGCATTCCCAGGCATCAGGCCCATCAGGCACTCAGGCCACAGTGCCGGGAGGAAAGGATAAAAGCCTATCTGAAGAAAGGTGCTCAGCTAAAGGACTGGAACGTTTGGACTGCTCTGGAGACATACCTGCAG